The sequence GAAGTAGAGTGAAGctgtccaaaaaagaaaaaaaaaaaaagccacagttATGCAGTATAGGCTGTGGTGTTCATCTTTTTCCAAAGCCTCCTCCCCACTCGTCTGGAAGCTGTTGACTTTTTTGTCCAGATGTGTGCCTCATCTCTTTATAATAAGACACACTTGAACACGGGGGAAGAGTGGAAACAACAGAATTTAGAAAGAAGGTAGCAAAACTGGAAACAATGGACCGAGCTAGCATGGACGCGCTCTCACTAACTGGCGCGTTTACCTGCCGGTTGATTAGAAGTACCTGTGGCTGGGATTCTACTTccgaaattttatttattattatttttttaatactacGTGCGAGTTCATGCGATTGCAAACGTCCTCCAACaccaataataattataataataataataaactttgTTTTTAATGCATGCTCTTGCATCAAATTTGACATTTCCACTGCGTCATGTTTTCCATCCAACACAATGTTGCCAAACAAGTGCGTAAGACCTTACCATCGAATGACATTTTGGGTCAGAATTCCTGCTTCCCACTCCACAATTTGGCAACATTTGAAAAGGTTGCGCAGGTGTCTTTGACTTGGTCACGGTCCAGAATACTCACGCATGGGTGCTTGCACAAAGGCAACACAGGGGCCCGCTAATGAAACATAGCAAACATCTTTGACTTGGAGAGGAttgggcaaggggggggggggggtgtctttaCTTGGCCAAGCTTATCCCCCcgttgtgtcttttgtatatgCAAGTGGACCAGGAACGCGcctgcgcgcacgcacgcacacacacaaaacttcaTAATGAATCTGCTGTCAGTAAGGAATGTTACTACtttctctaaaaaaaaacaattaaaaaacagTGGATGAGGGTAGAAGGAGATCACAGTTGACCTCACTAAAGTCTTATTAGCTGATCACAGGCTGGCGAAGGGCTTCTCTTTGCAGATGATCTGATGCTTTCTAAATCACCCCGACTGTTTTAGTGGTGCAGGGTGATGTAATGGCCGTTGCTTGATACCGTAAAAGCAGTCCTTAGACACCTTTTACACCAAACCTGGACTAAACCTATTTTGCACTATagaattaaaaaatatgactTTTTCTAATGTTACATTTTCATCTAGCTTGGAAATGATTTACCTAAAGTTGAAATTAATTTGCACAAAATTGTCACGATGACTTAGATCTTAAAATaccctttaaaaaaataaaagatcttttgtttttcttactaTTGAGAGTTTTTTGCTACcatgagagagaggaaaaaaagctgGAAAGCTCAAGGATGCATGTTTGTCCTTTTATGAGAAGGCGGAGTGTTTTTCCCCCATATGCTGCTGTGTCCAAGTGGTGTTATGTAACCAAGCCGCTGCTTCACATCCTTATGAGGAGCTCCGTCTGGGTCTTGAGGACATGCGCTTAACAAAGTCACTTTAAAGTCCAAACAGAAGCGGACTTGTTACTTTTGTGTGCTGTTTTAACTTTAACCACGACTCTCGAGGTGACTTGAAGATGACTTGTGAAGACGTTTAACTTTGAGATGGGCAGCGGAACGAGCCGCGGAACTAAAGTGGCACCTGCGGGGCTCGGCGAGGGCAATCCTGCTAAGAAAACTTCTTCTTCAGGCGCTCCGTCCAAAAAAGACGCCTTCGACGCTTTGAAGGTCCACGCACGCCGCCGATCACCGATGGACTGCCACAGCGCTGGCCACGATTCGCAGCTCTCTGGGGACGACGACGACGCGGACGCCGAGCTGGACAGCTACGGCGAGACGGAGGAGGCGGTTCGCCGGAGGGGGAAGAAGAACCAGGCGGCATCCAAGAAGGCGTTCACGAGATCCAGGACATACGGATTGTGTCACTTCAGTAGCGGGGATgaagaggagcagcagcaggggGCGTCTTctgcctcttcttcctcctccggcCTCGGTGGGGCACAGGGGCCACAAGGCTCCCGGGGAGCAGGCAACAACCAGAGGGCACATGATGCCTTCGCACCTCCGCCTCATGTAAGGACGGCTTCATTAACTATTTCATTATAACTCCTGCAGTGCAATATTTGCCAGCATGTATTATTTGTtacatgttttatatatttttactaATTGCAGCTAATTAaaaaactttgtttttgttaacATTTGTGAAATATTGGACATTTAACTGCAATGATGTATTTGGATGGCTGAAAAATCCTGGCACAGAATGTAAGCAATCCAAATCCACAATTCTGTCTGTCTTTATTTGTtacatgttttatatatttttactaATTGCAGCTAATTAaaaaactttgtttttgttaacATTTGTGAAATATTGGACATTTAACTGCAATGATGTATTTGCATGGCTGGACAATCCTGGCACAGAATGTAAGCAATCCAAATCCACAATTCTGTCTGTGTCTCTTGATCAGTGTTCTCCTCAAGCCTTCTTGAGCACAGGACCAAGAGAAGATGTTGTTCCCTTATCCCAAACACAGACGTAAGTTGAATACTCACATCTTGGTGACAAAAAGCATCAGTACTGCATCTTCCTTGGCTGACACTGACTCTTATTTATCCCCTCTCATCAGCACTTTTGGCCATAACCCACCTCACCTCGCCACACCGGTCATTCTTTATGACGGCTCAGAGGAAGAATTGATGGATATCATTGAGAGGGAATTTAGTTGACCCCTCGTTTCTACATAACTCTAAGTTCATTATGTTTGTTTGCACAGAAACGTGTCGCCAATTCGTATTGTACTGGCTCTCcttgtttttgtgtgcttttgGAATCTGGAGCGCGAATGTTTAACCTTTGTGTTGGGAATAAAAAGAtggtatgtattttttttttaggctaagCAGCACCAAAGGAAGGCGTATGTTTATTTAAGGTTTCCTTCCTGACCACAGCTAAAGCAGAACTTCTCCACCCTTTCAAGAAAGGAATGTGTGCCAAAATGTCTCATTATTGGAGTCAATTGCATCTGTTTTAATCATGGAGCTCTGCTACCATCTAGTGGAAACAAGCTTAAAATTAACCAAAGAGTAGTTAACGACCGGTGAGTTTTCACCAGAACGAGACTGTCGACCATTTTGTCACGTGCTATTTAATCGCCACAATGAGAGCAGGTGAACGGCGCAgtaacattttcacatttgtacaataaaaatataattctCAACATGTATTTAAAACATAAGACATATTTGTTTCAGCGTTAAGAATAAAGCACAGTACCGTGTGAGGAAAGAAATTACAAATAAACTGCATTATAGTTGGCATTCACAGAACTTGCGTGTGTTGTTTCTTTGAAAGCCTGTAGAAAGACATTCTCCTATGCACCGCTGCGCACAATCTAGGAGGAAGAAGTGGAACCTGCTTTCGGAGCAGGTCGTTCTCGCTTGCCTCCTTTGCGATGTAGTCCTCGCAAATCCTGTGGGAAGCATGCAAAGGTTCATTTTTCATGGCAATGTAAGAggagacaaaacaaaagatCATACAAGTACGCTATACGTATTTATATTCATCATTAGAAAGGTTCTCGGTCATACTTTGAGGTTTCAATAAAGTCTGCAATAGTTGTTTGACTATACTGACAGCAaaaaggggcaaaaaaaaaaaaggaaaaacttgAATGTCAAGGTAATAAGAGGGTTTACCTGAAGAGTGGATATGGCGCCATCTGGAAGACGAGTGCATCATTGCAGTGTCCCTGCACACAGcaacaattgctttttctttaactttgtCGCTTTTACTAAGCAACATGAAGAGATGCTACTCACAGTGTCAAAAAGGAGGATGTAATCACAGCTGCCTCCAAACACAATGACATCGGAGTCCTTGCCGGGACAGGCCGTGTGCCACAACCTGAAATTGTGCAGGAGACAATTACGGATGAAGCTCCCCAAAGATAACATTTGTAAAGTCCACATAAGGCAAATCTTAGCACACCTTGGCTTGTTCTTAAAAGGATGTTGAACTTCTCTCCATCTCTTTGTCGGCACGTCAAAGAGCCAGGCGTCGCCTGGTAATGCAGAGATACAAATGAATAGGAATCAAGAATAAAGTGTGACAAAAAGTTCTTACTCATAGGTTTGCAGTCCATGCTGAGAcctccaaataaaaacaaagtgttGTCAGACGCCGCTGTGAGCGAATGCCATGACCTGCCCACCGGAACGCTGGATACAGGAACTCTGGAGATCATTCATTTAGAGGACTGTGACTCCGTTCAATAGTGACCCACGTCgcggtgacttacatttctgacCACGTCCAGGAGTCAAAGTCCAAGCAGTGAATGTCATTCGTTCGAGTTTCCTGGGTTCATAAAAATTTAGATGTCAAAAACGATTGTGTTTTAACTCCCAAGGTGACACTCCTGCAGAAAACCGTCTCTCACCTTAACTCGTCCGCCACAAATGTATCCCCGATTTCCGAGCATGGTACAGGCCTGGGCGGCTCGGGGGGCCGGAGCACGGCCGTGTGTTTGAGGGCGAGTCCAACTGGATTGTGTGGGGTCGAATATGTGAACCTCATTATTCCAGCCCCACACAATGTCCTAAAaccaaaagaaaccaaaataattatttgatagAGTGTCAAACATGAAACAAACCGAAATTACCTCCGATAAATCATctacaatgaagctcctgtttCTTCTGTCAACCTCTGCTAGCAATTTGTGACCATATCCTCCAAAGTAGATTATCCTAAAGTACATGAAGTTGTTTGGTTAATGCAGgatgaaagaaaacatttaaatatcTGAGATGAAGAAGTCGTGTACATTTACTGTACTCACCTTCTTTTGTAAACCCAGCAGGACAGTTTGTCTCGAGGCGATGGCGCCGAACCAACGCGGTGCACCACTTTGGTCCATGCGTAATGATCGCCTGCCAGGTTGACGCGATAGATCTGTTGCAAAATGAACACGAGTTTGATTGCAATTCATTCTGAACACAGTATAAAATCCCAATGATAAGGCTGTGTGCATACTTGTGTAATcatattatttcatttatttatttccagacCCCTCTACCTCATAAAATATCAGTGACATCTAGTTTATATGTTAAATCTCACCTGATTGGTCTGGCCATTGTCATCACAACCTCCAAATATATACATGTGCCCATTTAGGGAACAGCTGCAGGCACCTGACATGGATGGTGGGACTTCCCCTGTCATATGGAATACTTGCCTTTGAGAAGGGAGaaaaacatttatatatataaaaaaaaaaacacccattgaaaagaaaaaagaaataaagcctGTCATTTGgagaaattgtttcattttagtaggtttttattttcctatattTTACCACAGTGATACTTTTCAAACTGTGCCTCATGATGATATTACATTGTGTGGTTTTATATATTCATATTCTTACCATTCTCCTTGTACGAGGTCGTACACCCAGAATTCATCATTGGGTAGGAACACTTCGTCCTCATCTACAGACTGTGGAGAATATATCAGTGGAAGAAGAACAAATGTGAGGAAAGTGCTTATATTAGTTACCATGTAGCCTCCCCATACATAGAGCAGGTTGCCCTCCACCACTGCCGTGTGGCCGCTGCGCTCTCGGGCCACCAGTTCCGAGCGTCTCACCAACAGCGACAATTCCATGACAGCCAGGCGGCTACATATAAAAGTCAACCGGGAGTCAGTAAACAATGTTCAATTAAGGGAAAAATCCGATCGAGTTGAGTtagagcaaaacaaacaaatacacctCCATCTTGTCTTGGCCGCTCAAATTCGCATAAAAATACGAGCCAAAATGGCCAACATCGTAAGACAAAATAAGAGCAGTTAATTTGAAGAGGTTTGCACAATACAATTCAAAGTAAATATATAAGCTTACTGTTCTGTCTCATGTTATTGAAGCAGGAATGTATTGAAAACGTAACATGACATCGACTGCCGGGGTCTGACAGAATCCTGCGTGAAAAAAACAGTCTCAAAATAATACGCCATATCCGGCGTGAGTCCTTTCAAAGTAAGGCTAAACATCCGGGGTGCTTCCTTTCAGAATAAAAGCAACTTCGTCGCACATGCGCGAAATAGTCATCAGTGGGGATTGAAGTCTTTCATTGTGGGCGCTTGTGGACTAAAAACAAATGGAACAGATTAATGTAATCCGAAACAGAGGGAGGGCGTGTTTTGGGAGATAGGAAGCCATGCAGCATTAATCACATTTTTTGCTTATTAAAGGGAGCCGAGACAAAATGCGGGACTATATTATGCCCAATGGACAGGATAATTATTTGAGTCCATAGATAGTTTTGCATGTGTGCATCTGCAGGCAGACCAGTTACTGCTTGCCAGTGATGATTGCACATGTAAGGATTAGTTTGGAGTGAGTGATTATCTTGTGGACTCAAACCAATCTTCCTTCCCAAAGAATAGGCATTATACCAAATATACCAACAGCAGCTGTGTAGCTTCATCCCAAAAACTTTCGTAAAAGCCGATTTTAAAACATTGCTGTGGATCTCAAttactttttctgattgtgtgtgatgtgagCATTGTAGAATGTATTATTGTTGGGGCGAGAAAGTTAAAGGGTTCTGGAGAAATACTGTgtcttaaataaaaaagaaagagaaaagtcATTTTGATGTAACCGAGAGGGGGATTAAATAAATCATCTGCTTAAAAGATATTTAAGGTAAAAAAGCAAGTGAAAGCAGCGCAGTGGCcagccagccaatcaggagccaGCAGGCTTGGTGAGCCAACCAGCCAATCGGCTTGGAGGaggctgtgccccccccccccctttttagaCAGAGAGGCTCGCATCCTTCATCACTGATGAATGGAGCCGCACCAGGGACGCATCGCTATCGGAGGTGACTCGCCGGCGGCCATGAAGAGACGACAGAGGACCCCTCAGGATGAAGACCCCGAGGAGGACATCCTAGAGCTGGGTCCATCCTCTCCtccatcctcttcctcctcctcccactccCCTCTTTCAGCGATGCCTGCCTCTGCGTCCGCCCTCCTGGCTTTGGCATCGCCGGCTACCCGTCGCTCCATCTCCATGGGCGACTTCCGTAGGGTGACGGGCGCCATGCTCGCTGCCTCGGAGCCAGGGTCTGCCTCGGCCACGGCGCCGTCCTCCAAGCTAGTGACACCGAGCTCCAGCATGGAGTTCGAAGCGGCTCGCCGGCGCCTCCTGGAGGTGGAGGAGCGCCAGCGGGTCATACGAGAAATGGAGAGGCGACTCGAGGAGCTGCGGGAGGTGTTTGTGCGCTCCGAGCAGGAAGTGGTGGTACACGGGGAGCGGCTGGCCAGGATATCGGGTGCCGCCCAGCAAAGCGAGATCTACGTGGCCGAGGGCAGCCAGCGACTTAAGAAGGGACTCAAGTTCAAGAAGCACCGGCCCACTATTGTGTTCTCCTCCATGCTGGGACTCCGAACGTGCCTGCCTTGGCCCGTGAAGTTCAAGTAGGGCAGAAGATCATGACCTTCCGCCATCTACGCTTGTTTGCGGTCGTATCCTGAGGCTGGTCCTTCGGGTCGTTGGAGTGTCTGCACAAAAGGACTCAGGAACCCATCAATCCAAGTGATGCTCTTCCTCGTTGTCATGGAAACCttgctgcttttcttttttttttttccaacactgACACGAGAATGGCTAGAGACTGCATGGTGCTGCATGGATGAGTCACGTATGAGGGGATTCACAAAAGCTGAGTATAGCGTTAGATTGCATTTAGTTTATGTATATTCCAGAGTCATTCGCGGTAGgtgaaaaaacacaattatAGAGAGACCATAGAGTAaggagatatatatatatatatatatatatataggaggCTAAGCGTACTTGCTTGTCGCCCCTGACTACAATCTAGCGGGGGTTCACTGTACAGGAACTCAAGATAGGTTAAAAAGCAGACCTAGCAACACAGAGATAAAAGATGTGCCTTGACGTCTCTGATTCATCattatggaggaggaggaggagacgcGACACACTGACGCGACTCCACCTGTGGCCTCCAGTCTCCTTGGCAACCACTGTTTGCTCTTCACACTTGTCTCCACACAGCCGTACAGAATGTATCTAACTAAACACGCTTTGGATTTGGTtgacattaaaaacaaatatttagcaATGTAGTGCGGTTTCACATCTATGATTTGCATGCTTCACAAAGATGTATAGACACATCATTAGGTACATACAAACAAGGTGCCCATAAAATCTCACGAATAATTAAATCGATAAATAATACTATATCATCATCTTAGTTGAACAATTCATATCCAGACTAACTGTAACTGATTTTGCTAGATGAATACTCCATTTTGTATCTAGTCATAATggttgcaggtgtacctaatgttgtgaccGTCCGGTATGCACACGAAGCAGAGCATACACGCCATGGACGTCTATTCCTGGAATTCAAAGGTCAAGGCTGAGCATCCTCTCAGCTCGGCTTTCAAGAGAATTCAATCTGTGAGTGCAGGAGCGGGAAACTGGACATTATTAGATCAATATTTTAGATCCATCCTTCACTCCTGAGAAATACAttgaaaattaaataaaaaaacaaaacaaaaatccagttAATGAACACTCAAATTAGATTGAAACAAAACCGGCAAAGGAcacgtttgatttttttctgtaTCAACTCTTCAAAAGGGCTGGAAGGATTGTGATGAGACGAACTAGGCGTATACCGACGGTTCTCATCTTTCACATCGATAGCCATAACGACATTACGATTGACAAAAATCTCTCTTTGCATTCCACTCTGCCAAGGGAGCGCTTCTTATTAGCGAGGAGCTAACGCAGATTAGGCcttatatatgtatgtacagtTGTATAGCTCAAACTATAGTGTTGTATATCTAGCTTCTCATCTGCCTTCTTCAATGTCTGTGCATCGGCAATGATAAATCTGCTGACAAAGTTAGAATGGGGGTACCGTATTCAAATCGGACCGGAGACTGTTTGGATCCTCTACTTTTAGGACTATGTTTCCCAAAGAGCTCTAGAATGAATGTACTGTGTTCtttcaaaagtgttttttttttaaacagaatatattgtttggaattttattttatttggcccTCTGGTTGGCAAGATTTTATTATATTGGGAGAACAATAATATAGAGATTCTGTTAAACAATAGAATAATAAATATTGactttaattatttattcatcagttGACAAATAAAGGAATATCTTATTTCATTCCACTTTTTGTGTTATAATAAGAACTGATTCCCTTTTTTTGGGATCACAAATCGCTGTATATTATTGAATGCTTCGTTCGGTGATTGTACATTTGTTGGTGTTCATTTCTAAATTGACAGCCTTAATGCCACGCTTTGCTAACAGAACCAACATTTTTTCAAAACAAGCTTTCTATCGcatagagcaaaaaaaaaaaaaaaatgcaacaatgtTCTATTTTCTGCTGACTTTTGTTTCACATTTAAAGTCAAATACTAACTCTTGATTGTGTaagcccagcgccgccatgTACAAGACTAAAAGGATATGTCATTAGGATTAAACTGgcttaatgattaaaaaaaatgttacataAGATTCAAAGCTGTTTTTATGTGAATTCCTAATTGTTTGGATTTACTACCAGCCTTTGATCgctgatgtgtttttttcttttttttttttttaaagcatcacTTTGCACGAGCAGCAGTTCTCAATGCTCTTCGGGGTTATGCATTCAAAATCCAAGTTAGATAACTGCGTCTTTTAATGGCAAAGAACTGGAAATGCATTCCACTTCCAACTTAGCACTCATTATTTTCACGGCGGGATTTACAGCCTTCCATTAAGCTAAATGTTTTCCCTGTTGCTCTCTTGATGGAAGCATTAGGGGCACATCTCTGAacattcttttttcattttacacaGTTGGCTTTAAAACAGAGCCActaataatccatccatttaAATAAACCCAGAGATGTATTCATTGTTTGCTTTTCGCGGATTAGCACGGTGTGTTGTGCACACACTAGCGCCAAAAATCCATCCAGGGTTTAGAGGGCAGTGCACAATGTGGTCAAAAGCAATGGACAGcagtgtgtttattttattcaaacatACCGTGCGTTACGCAACGCTCACAGGATAAGAAGAAGCGCTTTATGTTTGGAACGCGTGCAGCTAGCGCCGGCCGCACTGAATAATTGAATTGATTTTTGCTTGTATCGAGCGAAAAGAAGCACTTAGCAGCTTTGTTCTTTTTTAGCGCTTCTGCTCTACTTACGTCTGGTACGTGACGGCTATCAACTCCTACTGTGTGAAGGGGTACCTAATAAAGCGTCCAGCGTGGACCTATTAAAGACACATTAAATGTGCACAATCGACAATAAATGTCAAATTGAGCACAATAATAAACAGACAAATATTGCGGACGTCGGGGGGGAAACAGTTTAGACATATATACACATCAGATAGTATGTACAGTAATCCACATTACATGGattataatttttttgtgacatgaaagtattaaaaaaaaaaatcctaaatacCAGTAGCTATTTACAATATGTACAATAAGTGCAACTGTGTGTCCATgatgca is a genomic window of Syngnathus typhle isolate RoL2023-S1 ecotype Sweden linkage group LG16, RoL_Styp_1.0, whole genome shotgun sequence containing:
- the LOC133169089 gene encoding uncharacterized protein LOC133169089 codes for the protein MGSGTSRGTKVAPAGLGEGNPAKKTSSSGAPSKKDAFDALKVHARRRSPMDCHSAGHDSQLSGDDDDADAELDSYGETEEAVRRRGKKNQAASKKAFTRSRTYGLCHFSSGDEEEQQQGASSASSSSSGLGGAQGPQGSRGAGNNQRAHDAFAPPPHCSPQAFLSTGPREDVVPLSQTQTTFGHNPPHLATPVILYDGSEEELMDIIEREFS
- the LOC133169088 gene encoding kelch domain-containing protein 1-like; its protein translation is MELSLLVRRSELVARERSGHTAVVEGNLLYVWGGYMSVDEDEVFLPNDEFWVYDLVQGEWQVFHMTGEVPPSMSGACSCSLNGHMYIFGGCDDNGQTNQIYRVNLAGDHYAWTKVVHRVGSAPSPRDKLSCWVYKRRIIYFGGYGHKLLAEVDRRNRSFIVDDLSEDIVWGWNNEVHIFDPTQSSWTRPQTHGRAPAPRAAQACTMLGNRGYICGGRVKETRTNDIHCLDFDSWTWSEIVPVSSVPVGRSWHSLTAASDNTLFLFGGLSMDCKPMSDAWLFDVPTKRWREVQHPFKNKPRLWHTACPGKDSDVIVFGGSCDYILLFDTGHCNDALVFQMAPYPLFRICEDYIAKEASENDLLRKQVPLLPPRLCAAVHRRMSFYRLSKKQHTQVL
- the LOC133169615 gene encoding uncharacterized protein LOC133169615, which translates into the protein MEPHQGRIAIGGDSPAAMKRRQRTPQDEDPEEDILELGPSSPPSSSSSSHSPLSAMPASASALLALASPATRRSISMGDFRRVTGAMLAASEPGSASATAPSSKLVTPSSSMEFEAARRRLLEVEERQRVIREMERRLEELREVFVRSEQEVVVHGERLARISGAAQQSEIYVAEGSQRLKKGLKFKKHRPTIVFSSMLGLRTCLPWPVKFK